In the Limanda limanda chromosome 1, fLimLim1.1, whole genome shotgun sequence genome, one interval contains:
- the LOC133023592 gene encoding oocyte zinc finger protein XlCOF19-like: METRETQTGLNRRNNKQPLSDMGCKTEKKSFSCSECGKRFINRGHLNKHMRTHTGEKPFSCSECGKRFTERGNLNAHIRIHTGEKTFSCSECGKRCSHRGNLNTHMRIHTGEKPFSCSECGKRFTERGKLNKHMRIHTGEKPFSCSECGKIFTQRSSLNRHVRSHTGEKPFSCSECGKRFTERGKLNKHMRIHTGEKPFSCSECGKRFTQRSSLNRHVRSHTVDKLLS, from the coding sequence atggagaccagggaaactcagacaGGATTAAATagaagaaataacaaacagcctctaagtgatatgggatgtaagacagaaaaaaaatcgtttagctgctctgagtgtggtaaaagatttatcaATAGGGgacatctaaataaacatatgaggactcatacaggagagaagccgtttagttgctctgagtgtggtaaaagatttaccgaaaggggcaatctaaatgcacatattaggattcatacaggtgagaaaacgtttagttgctctgagtgtggtaaaagatgtAGCCataggggcaatctaaatacacatatgaggattcatacaggagagaagccgttcagttgctctgagtgtggtaaaagatttacagAAAGGGGcaaactaaataaacatatgaggattcatactggagagaagccgttcagttgctctgagtgtggtaaaataTTTACCCAAAGGAGCAGTCTAAATAGACAtgtgaggagtcatacaggagagaagccgttcagttgctctgagtgtggtaaaagatttacagAAAGGGGcaaactaaataaacatatgaggattcatactggagagaagccgttcagttgctctgagtgtggtaaaagatttacccaAAGGAGCAGTCTAAATAGACATGTGAGGAGTCATACAGTAGATAAACTGttaagttga
- the LOC133023499 gene encoding gastrula zinc finger protein XlCGF49.1-like, producing MKENRVDCGGPEPARNSGPDGRLQPGPEEKTEDSSETEESEDDWMETREPQTGLNTRNNKQPLSDMGCKTEKKLFSCSECGKRCIHRGDLNRHMRIHTGEKPFSCSECGKRFNRRGNLNTHMRTHTGEKPFSCSECGESFTQRNHLNTHMMIHTGEKPFSCSECGKRFIHRGDLNKHVRIHTGEKPFSCSECGKRFIHRGDLKKHMRIHTGEKPFCCLECGKRFTKRGNLNKHVRIHTGEKLFSCSECGKRFIHRGSLNTHMRIHTGEKLLS from the coding sequence atgaaggagaacagagtggactgtggaggaccagaaccagccaggaactcaggtcctgatggacgtttacaaccaggtcctgaggagaagactgaagactcttctgagactgaagagagtgaggatgattggatggagaccagggaacctcagactggtttaaatacaagaaataacaaacagcctctaagtgatatgggatgtaagacagaaaaaaaattgtttagctgctctgagtgtggtaaaagatgtATCCATAGGGGagatctaaatagacatatgaggattcatacaggagagaagccgtttagctgctctgagtgtggtaaaagatttaaccgtaggggcaatctaaatacacatatgaggactcatacaggtgagaaaccgttcagctgctctgagtgtggtgaaagttTTACCCAAAGGaaccatctaaatacacatatgatgattcatacaggagagaaaccgttcagctgctctgagtgtggtaaaagatttatccATAGGGGAGatctaaataaacatgtgaggattcatacaggagagaaaccgttcagctgctctgagtgtggtaaaagatttatccATAGGGGAGATCTAAAaaaacatatgaggattcatacaggtgagaaaccgTTTTGTTGCcttgagtgtggtaaaagatttaccaaaaggggcaatctaaataaacatgtgaggattcatacaggtgagaaactgttcagctgctctgagtgtggtaaaagatttatccataggggcagtctaaatacacatatgaggattcatacaggagagaaactgttaagttga